One window of Inquilinus sp. KBS0705 genomic DNA carries:
- a CDS encoding flippase, which produces MRIPAIPGFDQQALEKYFKNTGMAFVGKVGSLLIKMLVSIAVANYLSRDKLGIITGGITYIYLFSAIATLGLDQFIVKELHQFPKNRDRILGTSFWMKVAGGVLCIPLVWFAYQFYPAKGTPYTYILIFSVIGIVQAFNVIDSYFQSEVQSKYIMQVQVIGNLLSAAIKLVLIYLKMPLIAFVYAYAIDFILLALGYYLTYQRKGRNIFNWAYNGQLAKKLLNYSWPLIISGIMVSLYMKIDQLMIQNISGTKEAGAYATVAMLSEAWNFIPTVIVTTLFPAILNARRDDPERYKKRIQNLYDLMVYLSLPAAIVVSFAAPLIYHILTKPEFYYAAPTLSVHIWSGVFVFLGAANSQYLIAEGYTKLTFLRTGFGAIVNIVLNLILIPKMGMMGAAIATLVAYASSAFFVLFIPKVSRQGLMMLKSLFLISLFQKIIKR; this is translated from the coding sequence ATGCGTATACCCGCCATACCCGGATTTGACCAGCAAGCCTTAGAAAAGTATTTTAAAAATACCGGGATGGCCTTTGTGGGCAAAGTAGGCAGCCTGCTTATTAAAATGCTGGTGAGCATTGCCGTTGCCAACTATTTAAGCAGGGACAAGCTGGGTATTATCACCGGTGGTATCACCTACATTTACCTCTTTTCGGCCATCGCTACGCTCGGGCTCGATCAGTTTATTGTAAAGGAGTTGCACCAGTTCCCTAAAAACCGCGACCGCATTTTAGGCACTTCCTTTTGGATGAAGGTGGCAGGTGGGGTACTTTGCATCCCTTTAGTTTGGTTTGCCTACCAGTTTTACCCTGCTAAGGGCACGCCGTATACCTATATATTGATATTCTCGGTAATTGGCATTGTACAGGCCTTTAACGTTATCGACTCCTATTTCCAGTCGGAGGTGCAGTCCAAATACATTATGCAGGTGCAGGTAATTGGCAACTTGCTCTCGGCGGCAATTAAGTTGGTACTTATTTACCTAAAAATGCCGCTTATTGCCTTTGTATATGCCTACGCTATCGATTTTATATTATTGGCGCTGGGTTATTACCTAACCTATCAACGTAAAGGGCGCAACATATTCAATTGGGCATATAACGGGCAGCTGGCAAAAAAGCTGCTTAACTATTCGTGGCCGCTTATTATTTCGGGCATTATGGTGTCGTTGTATATGAAGATAGATCAGCTGATGATACAGAACATATCGGGCACAAAAGAAGCGGGTGCATACGCCACTGTAGCCATGCTAAGCGAGGCATGGAACTTTATCCCGACGGTTATCGTCACCACGCTATTCCCCGCTATACTCAACGCCCGCCGCGACGATCCTGAACGCTACAAAAAACGCATTCAGAATTTATACGACCTGATGGTATACCTGAGCTTGCCGGCGGCCATAGTTGTTTCTTTTGCTGCGCCGCTTATTTATCACATATTAACCAAGCCCGAGTTTTATTACGCCGCGCCAACGTTATCGGTACATATATGGTCGGGGGTGTTTGTATTTCTAGGGGCGGCCAACAGCCAGTATCTTATAGCCGAGGGCTATACCAAACTTACTTTTTTACGCACCGGCTTTGGTGCAATAGTAAATATTGTGCTTAACCTTATCCTTATCCCCAAAATGGGTATGATGGGCGCGGCAATTGCAACGCTGGTGGCCTATGCCAGTTCGGCATTTTTTGTTTTATTTATCCCTAAAGTTAGCCGGCAGGGATTGATGATGTTAAAATCATTATTCTTAATTTCACTTTTTCAAAAAATTATAAAGCGTTGA
- a CDS encoding FkbM family methyltransferase, which translates to MSTFSSFLQVITNPSHLRALLSFEKKGYLADVGWFKAFDTRSPVDQDGNPIPWVTYSFIDFIKDRLNKQHSVFEFGSGNSTYFYAKYAGEVVSVEHDKEWFDKIEKSGVKPANSELIYCELEYDGEYCRKPLKLVKKFDIVIVDGRDRVNCCKQSVDAIKANGVVVLDDSERDVYKEGVDFLLSKGFKHLLFSGVSPGLFYRKSTSVFYKADNCLGI; encoded by the coding sequence TTGAGCACATTTTCATCTTTTCTGCAAGTAATTACTAACCCATCGCATCTGCGTGCGTTGTTGTCTTTCGAGAAAAAAGGCTATCTGGCCGATGTTGGTTGGTTTAAGGCATTTGATACCAGGTCGCCGGTTGACCAGGATGGTAACCCCATACCATGGGTAACCTATTCCTTTATCGATTTTATAAAGGACCGCCTAAACAAGCAGCACTCGGTGTTTGAATTTGGGTCCGGTAATTCTACCTACTTCTATGCCAAATATGCGGGCGAAGTGGTGTCGGTAGAGCATGATAAAGAATGGTTTGATAAGATAGAAAAATCGGGCGTAAAGCCGGCCAACTCCGAGTTAATATATTGCGAGTTGGAGTACGACGGCGAATACTGCCGCAAACCGTTGAAACTGGTAAAGAAATTTGATATAGTGATTGTAGATGGCCGCGACCGTGTAAACTGCTGCAAGCAATCTGTAGATGCGATAAAGGCCAATGGAGTTGTGGTGCTTGATGATAGTGAACGCGATGTTTATAAAGAAGGTGTTGATTTTTTGCTGAGCAAAGGGTTTAAGCATTTATTATTTAGCGGTGTATCGCCGGGTTTATTTTACCGCAAATCAACCTCGGTGTTTTACAAGGCCGATAATTGCCTGGGGATATAA
- a CDS encoding class I SAM-dependent methyltransferase: MAEEILSGNVKTAYDEFYKKHDEDWRMLGAKYKAQHIVDVCKCWCFDKVLEVGAGDGSILKYLSDANFSPEYHAVEISDSGVEHIKARNIKNLTSVQLFDGYELPYEDDSFDLVILSHVLEHVEHERLLLREIKRVTRNMVIEVPIDYKPGVDKRIKHFLAYGHINVYTPTSLRYLLQTEGFDIKADLVSMIEPEVTRFNTYVNQKKAKGLVTELKITAEYAVKRLVASLGGAKRKESLANAYTVLCKKTDKQADIF; this comes from the coding sequence ATGGCTGAAGAGATATTAAGCGGCAACGTAAAAACCGCCTACGACGAATTTTACAAAAAGCACGATGAGGACTGGCGCATGCTGGGCGCTAAATATAAGGCACAGCATATTGTTGATGTTTGCAAGTGCTGGTGCTTTGATAAAGTATTGGAAGTAGGCGCCGGCGACGGGAGTATCTTAAAATACTTATCGGATGCTAATTTTTCGCCGGAGTACCATGCTGTGGAGATATCTGATAGCGGTGTTGAGCACATAAAAGCGCGTAATATAAAAAACCTAACCTCGGTACAATTGTTTGATGGTTACGAGCTGCCATACGAGGATGATAGTTTTGATTTGGTGATACTGTCGCATGTATTAGAGCATGTTGAGCACGAGCGATTGCTGCTGCGCGAGATAAAGCGTGTAACCCGCAATATGGTTATTGAGGTTCCGATAGATTATAAACCGGGCGTAGATAAGCGTATTAAGCATTTTTTGGCTTATGGGCACATTAATGTATATACGCCAACATCGTTAAGGTACTTACTGCAAACAGAGGGTTTTGATATAAAGGCCGACCTGGTATCGATGATAGAGCCGGAGGTTACCAGGTTTAATACCTATGTTAACCAAAAAAAGGCTAAAGGGCTGGTAACAGAGTTAAAGATCACAGCAGAGTATGCGGTTAAGCGCTTGGTAGCGAGTCTGGGCGGTGCTAAGCGTAAAGAATCACTGGCGAATGCTTACACGGTGTTATGTAAAAAAACAGATAAACAAGCGGATATTTTTTAA
- a CDS encoding glycosyltransferase, producing the protein MQNPAPIALFVYNRPEHTRRTISYLKKNLLADESRLYIFADGPKTDADKSAVEQVRQIALETTGFKSVKIVTSQQNMGLANSIIAGVTRLVNEYGKVIVFEDDLLSSPYTLRYFNDALQRYADNDEVMHISAYMFDLEEKDLPETFFFRAAFSWGWATWAGAWKNFEPDIDKLIAQFDKQKIHRFSIEGTMNFWKQMLDFKAGRNNSWAIRWYASIFLKNGLTLNPSHSLIHNIGHDGSGVHSNIENTYQVQIAQKPVKQFPNLLQENLKAYHAIKHFLKNRKGSLIQRGMRLIKQIRIKYFRK; encoded by the coding sequence ATGCAAAACCCTGCACCAATAGCCCTGTTTGTTTACAACCGGCCCGAGCATACCCGCCGTACTATAAGCTATTTAAAAAAGAATTTACTGGCAGACGAATCGCGTTTATACATTTTTGCCGACGGACCCAAAACCGACGCTGATAAAAGTGCAGTGGAGCAGGTGAGGCAAATAGCTTTAGAAACAACCGGTTTTAAATCGGTAAAGATTGTAACCAGCCAGCAAAATATGGGCCTGGCTAACTCCATAATTGCCGGTGTTACGCGCTTGGTGAACGAGTATGGTAAGGTTATAGTTTTTGAAGACGACCTGTTATCATCGCCATATACCCTGCGCTATTTTAATGATGCCCTGCAACGTTATGCTGATAATGATGAGGTAATGCACATTAGTGCCTATATGTTTGATTTGGAGGAGAAGGACCTGCCCGAAACCTTCTTTTTTCGCGCGGCATTTAGCTGGGGCTGGGCCACATGGGCCGGTGCCTGGAAAAATTTTGAGCCGGATATAGATAAGCTGATAGCCCAATTTGATAAGCAAAAGATACATCGCTTTTCTATAGAAGGCACCATGAATTTTTGGAAACAAATGCTCGATTTTAAAGCCGGCCGTAATAACTCATGGGCCATTAGGTGGTATGCTTCCATCTTTTTAAAAAACGGCCTAACCCTAAACCCAAGCCATTCGCTTATACACAATATAGGGCACGATGGCAGCGGGGTGCATTCAAATATCGAAAATACTTACCAGGTGCAAATAGCGCAGAAACCGGTAAAGCAATTCCCCAATTTGCTTCAGGAAAACCTAAAAGCATACCATGCTATAAAACATTTTCTAAAAAACCGTAAGGGTAGTTTAATACAGCGCGGCATGCGTTTAATAAAACAAATACGTATTAAATACTTTCGCAAATAG
- a CDS encoding AI-2E family transporter, whose protein sequence is MTYLNQTLRILLLFVLVFGVLYFAAVVLIPLTFGAVLAMLLLPLCHWLQSKGMANGPASILSLVALLLVVTGVIALLQYQISDLANDLTKIEQRVDSIVATLKTYVKQHFGISYGQQQKIIKQQQDGGMEKVTGIITIIIGKLAGIIVDTILVLVYTFLFIYYRSHFKKFILRLFKPDNRPETEKVLDDASSVTQHYLGGLGMMIVLLWVMYGIGFTIAGVNNAIFFAILCGILELVPFAGNITGTSITVLYALAQSGDSRIVIGVIITYAFVQLIQTYILEPLVVGDRLNINPLFTILIIVVGEAVWGIPGMILAVPILGIFKIVCDHVEPLKDYGFLIGPPKEKKGGQGNFITRMLKKSK, encoded by the coding sequence ATTACCTACCTTAACCAAACCCTACGTATACTATTGCTTTTCGTATTGGTATTTGGTGTGCTGTATTTTGCGGCCGTTGTACTAATTCCGTTAACGTTTGGCGCGGTGCTGGCCATGTTGCTTTTACCTTTATGCCATTGGCTGCAAAGTAAGGGCATGGCTAACGGCCCGGCTTCCATACTAAGCCTGGTGGCTTTGTTGCTGGTAGTAACAGGGGTTATAGCCCTACTGCAATATCAAATAAGCGATCTGGCAAATGATCTGACTAAAATAGAGCAAAGGGTAGATAGTATTGTTGCCACGCTTAAAACCTATGTAAAACAGCATTTTGGGATATCATACGGGCAGCAGCAAAAAATTATCAAACAGCAGCAAGACGGCGGTATGGAAAAGGTAACCGGCATAATTACCATAATAATAGGCAAACTGGCCGGAATTATTGTTGATACTATACTGGTATTGGTTTATACCTTCCTGTTTATATATTACCGGTCGCACTTTAAAAAATTCATTTTACGATTATTTAAACCCGATAACCGCCCCGAAACCGAAAAGGTGTTGGACGATGCCAGCAGCGTAACGCAGCATTACTTAGGTGGCTTGGGTATGATGATAGTTTTGCTGTGGGTTATGTATGGCATTGGCTTTACCATAGCGGGCGTAAACAACGCCATATTTTTTGCCATACTATGCGGTATACTGGAACTGGTGCCTTTTGCGGGCAACATTACCGGTACATCTATAACTGTATTATATGCGCTGGCGCAAAGCGGCGATAGCCGTATAGTAATAGGTGTTATTATTACTTATGCTTTTGTACAACTGATACAAACCTATATACTGGAGCCCCTGGTGGTGGGCGACAGGCTAAATATAAATCCCTTATTTACCATATTGATAATTGTAGTAGGCGAAGCCGTTTGGGGCATCCCGGGTATGATATTGGCCGTGCCCATCTTAGGCATATTTAAAATAGTTTGCGACCACGTGGAACCACTAAAAGATTATGGGTTTTTAATAGGGCCGCCAAAAGAGAAAAAAGGTGGGCAGGGTAATTTTATTACCCGCATGTTAAAAAAAAGCAAGTAA
- a CDS encoding T9SS type A sorting domain-containing protein, whose amino-acid sequence MGKLYFAYFFILSFLFAQQVFAQAPVIKYPSPKSFTVGVKISTVAPASTGGTVPNEVYSKVVTIAGNGFYGYKDTTALQAMFASPQNTAIDKNGNIYIAESNFNTIRKITAAGVVSTFAGNSKAKAGAKNGRDTAARFNYPTGVAVDKAGNVYVADRGNNMIRKITPDGVVTTLAGFINGGSDDGQGTAARFNLPFGIAVDKNDNIFVADTYNQKIRKITPGGLVSTVAGSGQTGKDNGSRFAASFNVPANLAVDDDGNIFVADQNNKCIRKIATNGTVSFFTDTIYTEPVGVAVDKLKRVYLTTAKTYTILQFNANGQQIGNTPFSGNIYKNNVDGIDTLSSYKGSMGLTFDGKDNLLVADLLNGTIRKLAVSGYQAKPLLPDGLAINGKGEIIGTPLKTTPSATYTITAYNNSGSGSAKITLGVVKGTQAITFNTPPALTYGDKDSTLLATSTDTLIKINFASSNPSVATIVNGKVHIVSAGTTIITATQDGNVNYAPATPVKRTLVINKATLTVTAGDITRTYKDNNPTLWISYKGYVKNQDSTILITKAVATTTATKASAVGVYPITVSGASAKNYQFKYVAGKLTVFPVPVITAVGSTSIIKGDSVILKASPASGYAFQWTFNGDPICGATKATYAAKQTGGYNVNITANGYTTYSLYTSVLAQLYLPADNFKLKLTSVSCKGSNNGSILISANKKLKYIATVTGNSLNKPFNFTSSLTIPNLSPGNYSICIGVDGEIFSQCFKVIVTEPKDLSVYSTVNKTLNNINLQLDGGSTFNITLNDVNYTTTQKEITLPLLVGTNKIRITTDNLCQGVVEKTITLNDKVKPFPNPFTNILYVNIGNAKTNKVQVKIVSVLDGKQTYSNSYTNKSGILELDLSALANGVYYLSLNLDDKQSGYKIIKK is encoded by the coding sequence ATGGGGAAACTTTACTTCGCGTATTTTTTTATACTATCCTTTTTATTTGCGCAGCAGGTTTTTGCCCAGGCACCTGTTATTAAATACCCATCCCCAAAAAGCTTTACAGTAGGCGTTAAAATAAGCACTGTAGCACCCGCGAGTACAGGCGGTACTGTACCAAACGAGGTATACTCGAAAGTAGTTACTATAGCAGGTAATGGCTTTTATGGTTATAAAGACACCACTGCCCTGCAAGCTATGTTTGCCAGCCCGCAAAACACAGCTATCGACAAAAATGGCAACATCTACATAGCCGAATCAAACTTTAATACTATCCGTAAAATAACTGCCGCAGGCGTGGTAAGCACGTTTGCCGGTAACAGCAAGGCAAAAGCCGGGGCAAAAAACGGCCGCGATACAGCCGCACGCTTTAACTATCCGACCGGTGTTGCTGTTGATAAGGCAGGCAATGTATATGTAGCCGACAGGGGTAATAACATGATCAGGAAAATAACGCCTGACGGTGTGGTGACTACATTGGCGGGTTTTATAAATGGCGGATCTGATGACGGGCAAGGAACCGCAGCAAGATTTAATCTGCCCTTTGGTATAGCCGTAGATAAGAATGATAATATTTTTGTGGCTGATACTTACAATCAAAAGATAAGGAAGATAACACCAGGTGGATTAGTAAGTACTGTAGCCGGTTCGGGGCAAACAGGCAAAGACAATGGCTCACGCTTTGCTGCATCATTTAATGTACCGGCTAACCTGGCTGTTGATGATGATGGAAACATTTTTGTGGCTGATCAGAATAACAAGTGTATTCGCAAAATTGCAACTAATGGTACGGTAAGCTTTTTTACAGATACCATTTACACCGAACCCGTAGGTGTAGCGGTAGATAAACTGAAACGGGTATACCTCACAACTGCTAAAACCTATACTATACTACAGTTTAATGCTAACGGGCAGCAGATAGGTAACACGCCATTTTCGGGAAACATATATAAAAACAACGTTGATGGTATAGACACCCTGTCAAGCTACAAAGGAAGCATGGGATTGACATTTGATGGGAAGGATAATCTATTAGTGGCTGACCTGCTCAATGGAACTATACGTAAACTTGCGGTTTCCGGCTACCAAGCAAAACCCCTGTTACCCGATGGCTTAGCTATTAACGGCAAAGGCGAAATTATAGGTACTCCGCTAAAAACAACGCCTTCTGCCACTTATACCATCACAGCATACAATAATTCCGGATCGGGTAGTGCAAAAATAACCTTGGGCGTAGTTAAAGGCACTCAAGCCATTACATTTAATACACCACCTGCGCTAACCTACGGCGATAAGGATTCGACGCTTTTGGCAACAAGTACAGATACGCTTATCAAAATTAATTTTGCCAGCAGTAACCCTTCGGTGGCTACCATTGTAAACGGTAAGGTTCATATTGTTAGCGCGGGTACAACCATAATTACGGCAACCCAGGATGGTAACGTTAATTATGCGCCGGCAACACCCGTTAAACGTACGCTGGTTATAAACAAAGCTACCTTAACTGTTACCGCGGGCGACATTACCCGTACTTATAAAGACAATAACCCCACGCTTTGGATAAGCTATAAGGGCTATGTAAAAAACCAGGACAGCACCATACTTATTACAAAGGCGGTAGCCACAACTACGGCTACCAAAGCGTCGGCAGTAGGGGTGTACCCTATAACTGTAAGCGGTGCATCAGCCAAAAACTATCAGTTTAAATATGTAGCCGGTAAACTAACCGTTTTCCCGGTGCCGGTAATTACGGCAGTTGGTTCAACATCCATAATAAAAGGCGATTCGGTAATATTAAAGGCAAGCCCGGCAAGCGGTTATGCCTTCCAATGGACGTTTAACGGCGACCCCATATGCGGCGCGACAAAAGCTACCTATGCAGCTAAGCAAACCGGGGGGTATAATGTAAATATTACGGCTAATGGATACACTACCTATTCGTTATATACCAGTGTATTGGCGCAGCTTTACCTGCCTGCGGACAACTTTAAATTAAAGCTAACCAGCGTGAGCTGTAAAGGCAGCAACAACGGGTCGATACTGATATCGGCTAATAAAAAGCTTAAATACATTGCAACGGTTACAGGCAACAGCTTAAATAAGCCGTTCAACTTTACCAGTAGCTTAACTATCCCTAACCTTTCGCCGGGCAATTACTCTATTTGTATAGGGGTTGATGGCGAAATATTTTCGCAATGCTTTAAGGTTATCGTAACCGAGCCTAAAGACCTGTCGGTTTACTCTACCGTTAACAAAACCCTTAACAATATTAATTTACAGTTGGATGGCGGCAGCACATTTAACATTACATTAAACGATGTAAATTATACCACCACCCAAAAAGAGATCACCCTGCCTTTATTGGTCGGTACAAACAAAATAAGGATAACAACAGATAACCTGTGCCAGGGTGTAGTTGAAAAAACCATTACGCTAAACGATAAGGTTAAGCCTTTCCCTAACCCGTTCACCAATATTTTATATGTAAACATTGGTAACGCTAAAACCAATAAGGTACAGGTTAAAATAGTAAGCGTTTTAGATGGTAAACAAACTTACAGTAACTCATATACCAACAAGTCGGGCATATTAGAGCTTGACCTGTCTGCATTGGCAAATGGGGTGTATTACCTTAGCTTAAACCTTGACGACAAGCAAAGCGGCTATAAAATAATCAAGAAATAA
- the recO gene encoding DNA repair protein RecO translates to MLHKTRGIVFKTTDYSESSIVVQIFTEKFGLQSYIINGAKKPKAKISRNMLQPLHLVDMVVYHKAAGNIQRISELKNSPTLQSIPYDIVKSCIAMFLNEVLYKAVKQQTPDENIFDFIFNAIELLDNKTTGLANFHLLFLIQLTRYMGFYPHGLQAANANYFDMKDGVFTNYKPDSVQYLSPPHTKNFYTLLQSNFGTIDEVKLNNDERRYLINKLLEYYAMHIEGFGNIKSHEVLEEVLG, encoded by the coding sequence ATGCTGCATAAAACAAGGGGCATTGTATTTAAAACCACCGACTACAGCGAAAGCAGCATTGTAGTGCAAATATTTACCGAAAAGTTTGGGCTGCAATCATACATCATAAACGGGGCAAAAAAACCAAAGGCAAAAATAAGCCGCAATATGCTGCAACCGCTGCATTTGGTAGATATGGTAGTATACCATAAAGCCGCGGGGAATATTCAGCGTATATCCGAACTTAAGAACTCGCCCACCCTGCAAAGCATCCCTTATGATATTGTAAAAAGCTGTATTGCCATGTTTTTAAATGAAGTGCTGTACAAGGCGGTTAAACAGCAAACACCCGACGAGAATATATTTGATTTTATATTTAACGCCATTGAATTGCTGGATAATAAAACCACCGGGCTGGCTAACTTTCACCTGCTGTTTTTAATTCAGCTAACGCGATATATGGGGTTTTACCCACATGGACTGCAAGCCGCAAATGCCAATTATTTTGACATGAAGGATGGCGTGTTTACTAATTACAAACCCGATAGCGTACAATACCTGTCGCCGCCGCATACTAAAAACTTTTACACCCTTTTGCAAAGTAATTTTGGCACTATTGATGAAGTAAAACTAAATAACGACGAACGCCGTTACCTGATAAATAAATTGCTGGAGTACTATGCCATGCATATTGAGGGCTTTGGCAACATTAAATCGCACGAGGTTTTAGAGGAGGTGCTGGGATAG
- a CDS encoding diacylglycerol kinase family protein — protein sequence MKKLIRSFGFAFKGIAYAFNTQQNFRIHTVAAILAIALGWFLKLNVDEWQWVALCIMLVLVAELLNTAIETLTDLVSPGYNKLAGHVKDISAAAVLITAFFALVTGLIIFVPKLLLLLKHAA from the coding sequence ATGAAAAAACTCATTCGCAGTTTTGGCTTTGCCTTTAAGGGTATAGCTTACGCTTTTAATACTCAACAAAACTTTAGGATACATACCGTAGCCGCTATTTTGGCCATTGCTTTGGGTTGGTTTTTAAAACTAAATGTTGACGAATGGCAGTGGGTGGCCTTATGCATTATGCTGGTATTAGTGGCCGAGTTATTAAATACCGCCATTGAAACCTTAACCGACCTTGTATCGCCGGGATATAATAAACTGGCCGGGCATGTAAAAGATATCAGCGCGGCCGCTGTATTAATTACCGCCTTTTTTGCGCTGGTAACAGGCCTTATTATTTTTGTACCCAAGCTATTATTGTTGTTAAAGCATGCTGCATAA
- a CDS encoding SDR family oxidoreductase produces the protein MDLKLNDKVAIVLAASKGLGKAIALALSAEGAKVIIGSRDETELNTTADEIRQQTGGEVVAIPVDVADAKQVNNFIKKAGEAFGHIDILLNNAGGPPFDKFENFDEDAWQKAFDLNLLSMARTSKLVLPYMKQAGSGRIINIISGSVKSVLANSVLSTAMRMGVVGMAKLMADELGPYNITVNNVAPGLILTDRIKHTMPKDVDPEQAIKDKAKTIPLGRIGKPEELAALVAFLASEQAAYISGQTIQVDGGDGRNIY, from the coding sequence ATGGATCTGAAACTAAACGACAAAGTAGCCATTGTATTGGCGGCAAGCAAGGGGCTGGGCAAGGCCATAGCGTTGGCTTTATCTGCCGAGGGCGCTAAGGTGATCATTGGATCGAGAGATGAAACTGAACTTAATACAACTGCCGACGAGATACGACAACAAACCGGCGGCGAAGTTGTAGCTATACCTGTTGATGTAGCCGATGCTAAGCAGGTAAACAACTTTATAAAAAAGGCCGGTGAAGCTTTTGGCCATATAGATATTTTATTGAACAATGCAGGAGGCCCTCCTTTTGATAAATTCGAAAACTTTGATGAAGATGCCTGGCAAAAAGCGTTCGACCTGAATTTGCTGAGCATGGCACGTACCAGCAAATTGGTATTACCTTATATGAAACAGGCAGGCAGCGGGCGAATTATTAATATCATCAGTGGTTCGGTTAAATCGGTATTGGCTAATTCGGTATTGTCTACCGCTATGCGGATGGGTGTGGTAGGTATGGCTAAGCTAATGGCCGATGAACTGGGGCCTTACAATATCACCGTAAATAATGTTGCGCCGGGGTTGATACTTACCGATCGTATAAAGCACACCATGCCTAAAGATGTTGACCCTGAACAGGCTATAAAAGATAAGGCTAAAACCATACCCCTGGGCCGCATTGGCAAACCCGAAGAATTGGCCGCCCTTGTAGCATTTTTAGCATCAGAGCAGGCAGCCTATATAAGCGGGCAAACCATACAGGTTGATGGCGGCGACGGAAGAAATATTTATTAG
- a CDS encoding HAD-IA family hydrolase — MDSKLSAEKYRALTKLTEGDFKAFLYDCDGTLADNMGAHKESYIRVAADEGVVIEGDIIDEFAGLPTINVIGEINKRYNTNFDPAGFAQRKHDVFVSEYIEKTQPIDYVVNHLKNHAGKVKIGVVSGGGRTSVEKTLRVLGIDHLVEVLVCAGETPHGKPYADPFLAAAKQLGVEPNKCLVFEDGEPGVQAAEAAGMQWIRIDKV; from the coding sequence ATGGACAGCAAATTATCCGCAGAAAAATACCGCGCCTTAACCAAACTTACCGAAGGTGACTTTAAAGCATTTTTATATGATTGCGACGGCACACTTGCCGACAATATGGGGGCACATAAGGAAAGCTACATACGTGTAGCTGCCGATGAAGGCGTGGTAATTGAGGGTGATATTATTGATGAATTTGCAGGCCTGCCCACTATAAATGTTATTGGCGAAATAAACAAACGCTATAACACCAACTTTGACCCCGCCGGCTTTGCGCAACGCAAGCATGATGTATTTGTGAGCGAGTATATCGAAAAAACACAGCCTATAGATTATGTGGTTAACCACCTTAAAAACCACGCCGGTAAAGTTAAAATCGGTGTAGTATCGGGTGGGGGGCGCACCTCTGTTGAAAAAACGCTGCGCGTTTTAGGGATAGACCACCTGGTGGAGGTATTGGTTTGCGCAGGCGAGACCCCGCATGGCAAACCCTACGCCGATCCGTTTTTGGCTGCTGCCAAACAGTTGGGCGTAGAACCAAACAAATGCCTTGTTTTTGAAGACGGCGAACCCGGTGTACAAGCCGCGGAGGCCGCCGGTATGCAATGGATAAGGATTGATAAAGTGTAA